GAGCCGGTGTGCTAATGAAACTTCGGGTTTTATTAGAGATGAAATCGCAGGAAAACGAAGGAATTACGTGTAATCATGTGAATGACAGAGTATTAATGCAGAAAACTGCGGATTTTACACGGAACTACTCATTTTTTGTCGGAATTTATTGATTTATTGAGAAAGTTTCTGTATAATCAGCCTTGTTGATTTTTCATAGGATGTAGCCTGTTCCAGTTCCAGAGCAATAAGGCTAATAACTAATAACTTTAAGCAAATTTAGGGGGTTATTATTTTGGGAAAAGCGTTAATTATTGGCGCTGGCGGTGTTGCGAGCGTTGTTGTTCATAAATGCTGCCAGAACCCGGATGTATTCGAAGAGATCTGCATTGCCAGCCGTACAGTGGCGAAATGCGATGCTCTGAAGGAGAAGCTGGACGGGGGCCAGACGAAGATTTCGACGGCTCAGCTGGATGCTGACAACACGGAAGAAGTGATTGAGCTGATCAAGAGCTTCCAGCCGGATGTCGTGATTAATGTGGCTCTCCCTTACCAGGATCTGACGATCATGGATGCCTGCCTGGCTACAGGAGTGCATTATGTAGATACAGCGAACTATGAGCCGCAGGACACTGCGAAATTCGAATATTCCTGGCAGTGGGCGTACAAGGAGCGCTTCGAGAAGGCCGGCATTACGGCGCTGCTCGGCAGCGGCTTTGACCCGGGGGTTACCGGCGTATTCACTGCTTATGCGCTGAAGCATTATTTTGACGAGATTCATACGATTGACATTGTCGATGCGAATGCCGGTGACCATGGTTACCCGTTCGCAACCAACTTCAATCCTGAGATTAATATCCGCGAGATCACAGCGAACGGACGTTACTTCGAGAATGGTGAGTGGATTGAAACTGCGCCGCTGTCTGAGAAAAAGGTCTACGACCTGCCGGAGATCGGTCCGAAGGACATCTACCTGCTGTACCATGAAGAGCTGGAATCGCTGGCTGTGAATATCCCTGGCGTGAAGAAAATCCGCTTCTGGATGACCTTCTCGCAGAACTATCTGACTCACCTGAAGGTGCTGGAGAATGTCGGCATGACTTCGATCGAGCCGATTATGTATGAAGGCAAGGAGATTATCCCGCTGCAGTTCCTGAAGGCAATTCTGCCTGACCCGGCTTCGCTGGGACCTAGAACCAAGGGTAAGACCAACATCGGCTGCATCATTCAGGGTACGAAGGATGGCCAGCCGAAGACCTACTATGTCTACAATGTATGCGACCATGAAGAGTGCTACAGAGAGGTTGGCTCCCAGGCCATCTCTTACACTACCGGCGTTCCTGCCATGATCGGGGCAATGCTCATCATCAAGGGCATCTGGAACAAAGCGGGCGTCTACAACGTTGAAGAGTTCGATCCGGACCCGTTCATGGAGGCGCTGAATAAGCACGGTCTGCCTTGGCAAGAGGACTTCTCGCCGACGCTGCTGGATTAAGGCGCATGGCCATGAAGAATAAAGACATCGATATCGATATCAGCAACCTGCCGTCCCCTGCGTACCTGGTGGATGAGCGGCTGCTGACGAAGAACCTGGAGACCCTGAATTACGTGCAGGAGCGGAGCGGAGCCAAGATCCTTCTTGCGCAAAAAGGCTTCTCCATGCACGCGATGTACCCGCTGGTCGGCAAATACCTGCATGGCGTGACCTCCAGCTCCCTGTTCGAAGCCCGTCTGGGCTTCGAGGAGATGGGCAAAGAGGTGCATGTCTATGCACCGGCTTATGTTGACCGCGAGTTCGATGAGCTGCTGCGGTACAGCGATCATATTGTGTTTAATTCTTTTGATCAATGGAGCCGGTTCAAGGAACGGGTACAGAGCGCACCGAAGCAGATCAGCTGCGGCATCCGCGTGAACCCGGAGTATTCCGAGATTGAAGTGCCACTGTATGACCCTTGCTATAACTATTCCCGCATGGGCGTCACCCTGCCGAACTTCCGGCCGGACGAGCTGGACGGAATCGACGGGCTGCACTTCCATACGATGTGTGAGCAGAATTCGGACACGCTGGAGCGGACGCTTACGGTCGTGGAGGAGAAGTTCGGACAGTATCTGCACGGCATGAAATGGCTGAACTTCGGCGGCGGGCATCATATTACCCGTCCCGACTACGATCTGGAGACACTAATCAAGTGCATTCTGCATATGAAAGAGACTTATAATGTAGAGATCTACCTCGAGCCAGGCGAGGCGATCGCCCTGAACACTGGTTATTTGGTAGCTACGGTTCTCGACACAATGCATAACGGCATGGATATCGCGATTCTCGATACCTCTGCCGAATGCCATATGCCGGATGTACTGGCGATGCCGTACCGTCCGGGAATTATCGGAGCCGGACAGCCGGGCGAATTCCCGTACACCTACCGGCTGGGCGGCATGACCTGCCTGGCAGGCGATGTGATCGGGGATTATTCCTTCCCCGAGCCGCTGAAATACGGCGACAAGCTGATCTTCACCGACATGGCGCATTATTCCATGGTGAAGAACCACATGTTCAACGGCGTCAACCTGCCAGCCATCGCTTCTTATAATGAAGAAGAAGGCCTGAAGGTGATCCGCGAGTTCGAATACAGTGACTTCAGCGGGCGGTTGTCTTAATCGGAAGAAGCAGATCAATAGATGCAAAATAGAAGCGCCCCTTCAGCTTTGGCTGAGGGGGCGCTTTATGTTCGCCAACTGGGCAAGTAGGGGAAATCCTGCAGAAAATGCAACAATGCAGCCCCCAATCCGTCCAGATGCCTGAAATCATGCATATATTGCAACAATAGGCTGATCTGGCCAGTCTAACTGCGGGAAATCCTGCAAAATGTACAACATTCCCCGCCGTTGCTCCTTACCCAGCCAGAAATCCTGCATGATGTGCAACATTGGATGTATCTCGAACTCTGGTCTCTTGGAACGCCCTTACTTCAAACTTATCGCAATTCTGCTCTCCTGCGGCAGCCAATCGACCTTGGCACCAAGCTGTTCGCTAATGAAGCGCAACGGTAGATAAGCGGAGCCGTTAACGACAAACGGCTTATTGGCCAGAGTTACGCTTTTACCGTTTACGGTTGTCGCTCCGGTCACGGTGTTGATCACAATAGTTAGCGGGGATGCGTCTGCAGCGGTGCCGGTGATGGTGGCTACTTTATCCGTAGAATATCCGACAGTCGCGCCCATCTTGCTGAACAGCGAACGCAGCGGAATGAAGTTCTGACCGTTACGTGTAATAACACCGTTTGTGAAGGCGACCGATTCGCCGTTAAGAGTGACGGAGATTGGCTTTTGCATCGGGACAGGCTCCTTATAGCTGAACTCATAAGTGCCGTAGCCGAGCTCGGCATTCTTGTTTACGCCCCAGCCCCAGAGGGAGCCATCGTTCTTTTGCATGATGATGTGTCTTCTGTCGCCCTTCATTGACTGGACATCGGACAGGAGCAAGGTGAACTTGGCGTTCGGCGACATGCGGTCTGCAGCAATCGAAGCGGCATAGGCCTTGCCGTCTGCGGTCAGTGCCACAATAGATTGTTCAACGATGTAGGCATCGGTCACCTTGCTGATCCCAGAGAAGACTACCGGAATGGGCTGATCCTGATACGTAGTGCCATCCGAATATCCGGTAACGGTGGAGCCCCAGAACCATAGACGGGATTGTCCATCAATGGCGAGCCGGGTGCGTCCGTTGTTGTACAGAGACTTAATATCCTTCAGTCCGGCAAAAGGAACAGCCTTCACCTGGGCAGGGTCACCCTGAGTCTTAGGTTCATAACTATCCTGAACCGGCCAGGTCCAGACACTGCCATCCTTGCGGAGCGCATAATTTTGCTCAAGCTGGACAACATCCTTCAGATTGGCAACTGGTTTAAAAGTGGCGAGTTCATCAATACTGGTCGAGACCGTCCCGTCTGTCTTCAGGAACAGGTAACGCTCCCAACTGCTATATTTGTTGTTGTTAAGCTTGTTACTCTCGTAATATTGAGAGATCGCTGCAACATGATCCAGGCCCGGAATTTGGGTAAAGGGAGGTGCAGTTTTTCCATCCGACGAGACCTCTGTAGAATAGACATTGCCTTCACCGGTGACGGCCAGGTAACGGGGGTACATCCCTTGGACTCCGGTTATATTCTTCATGTCCTCGCCAGACAAGATTTCACTGCCCTTAGCGTCGGTCTCCCATCTGGATACGCTGCCATCCTTGGTCACCGCCAGTCCGCCGTTCCACAGCGGGAAGGCAGATTTCACATCACTCAATCCCTGTACCTGCGTAGGCACGGACTTTGTGTTCCCCCAGACCCAGAGGGAGCCGTCGCCCTTGATCAGATAATCGGGTCCGTAGGAAGCGATGCCGGAGGCCGCTGCACTTGCTGCGGAGCTATAAGCCGGTGTCCATACGCTCAGGATTGCGGTCATACTCATGGTGATGCTCATCAGTAAATTTCTTTTTCTCATCATGTGATCCTCTACTTTCCCTATCATTAGTAGTTTCCATATCATTGCACCTTCACTATAGACGCTGCTTGGGCGCAAAAAGTTTCTTGAAAAATATCCGATGCAGGCGGCGCTCCTGTGGTACAATGATTTAGTCTGTTTTTTGGAATTGTCCGTATTTGAGGGGGAAATCAGTGTTAATGAAACATGCACCTTTTATAGCCGTGGAAGGCCCGATCGGGGCCGGTAAAACCACCCTGGCCACCATGCTCGCCAGCGAATTGCAGCTTCCGGTCATCAAAGAAATTGTCGAAGAGAATCCGTTCCTGGATAAGTTCTATCAGAATATGGACGACTGGAGCTTCCAGCTTGAGATGTTCTTCCTCTGCAACCGGTACAAGCAGCTTGAAGAGACGACAGAGCAGTACATAGATCAAGGGAAGCCGGTTATTTCGGACTATCATATCTATAAGAATCTGATCTTCGGGGAGCGGACGCTGAAGGGATCGAAACGGGACAAATACCGGGAGATCTATCATATTCTGACCGATGATTTCCCCAAGCCGAACATTATTTTGTATATCCGGGCGAGTTTGGATACGCTGCTGGCCCGGATCGCCAAGCGCGCCCGTACGTTTGAAGAGGTCATCGCGCCTGCGTACCTGCAGCAGTTAATTGAGGATTATGACGAAGCCATGGCCTCCCTGGCCCGCCGCGAACCGTCTACGATCATTCTCACTATCGACGGTAATCAGGTGGATTTCGTGGAGAACCCAGAGGATTTCGCTGCTATCGCGCAACAAGTAAAGGAGCTTATGCAATGAACAGTTACCATATCCCCGGCAATGCGATTATTACGGTGGCCGGAACGGTAGGCGTCGGTAAGTCCACGCTGACCGCAGCACTGGCGGAGCGCCTGGGCTTCCAGACCTCGCTGGAGCAGGTTGACCATAACCCGTATCTGGAGAAGTTCTACCATGACTTTGAGCGCTGGAGCTTCCATCTGCAGATCTATTTCCTCGCGGAGCGCTTCAAGGAGCAGAAGAAGATGTTCGAGCTGGGCGGCGGCTTCGTGCAGGACCGCTCGATCTATGAGGACACCGGGATTTTCGCCAAAATGCACGCCGACCAAGGCACGATGTCCCCGACCGATTATGCCACCTACACCAGCCTCTACGAGGCGATGGTGATGACGCCGTACTTCCCGCACCCGGATGTGCTGATCTATATTGAAGGCAGCCTGTCTTCCATCCTGAACCGGATTCAAGAGCGCGGCCGCGAGATGGAGATCCAGACCGATGTCTCCTACTGGGAGCATATGCACGCCCGCTATTCGCAGTGGATCAATGAATTCAGCGCCTGCCCGGTGCTGCGCCTGAATATTGACGAGTATGATGTGAAGGACCCGGCCTCGGTGTCCGCGATCCTGGAGCAGGTAGGGCGGACGATCGGGCAGCGGGCGGCCAAGAGCTGAAGGTAAAGTGAAAGAGCGTTCCACAGCCGGAGAGGTTGGTGGAGCGCTCTTTTTTTGCAAGCTTGTCGTGAAGATTTTCAAGTGTTTCTGTAATGTGTGTTAGTGCTTTTTCCTTAATGAAAGTAAACGGAGGTCTCAGGAATGTGATCAGAACAGTTCAGAAGAAATAATCCGGGGAGGTGCGTGGAGTCACTTTCGCTTTCCGTGATGAAGGTATTCAATGGTACATCTACCTAATCGTCCTCCTACCAAAGGCTCGTCTGATGAAATAAATGGCTTTTATTTGCTGTATTGCCTGCCTGTCGTTACCCCGTGAAAGCCATGGTTCAGATAGTTCTGCCGCCTGATCTTCAATCACGGCAAAACATGTTACGATCATCAGGGATAAACGATTCTAAGTACATAACCGTGAACCGCCAACAAATCATGATGACTGGGGAGAGATGGAACAGAATGAAAAACCGTATGAAAAAGACAGTGTACTCATTACTGGCACTGGCAACAATGTTGCCCACCGTACTAGCAGGTCCTGTACCTGCCCGTGTATCTGCTGCAAGTGATGTAACCATTGATGTAGCGGCGGAAAAGCAAGTCATTCGCGGCTTCGGCGGCATGAACCACACCGGGTGGATCGGAGATCTGACGCCTGCTCAGCGGGAGACGGCTTTTGGCAATGGGGACAATCAGTTAGGCCTTACGGTCCTGCGAATTCCCATTGATGAGAATAAGAACAACTGGATACGGGAGGTAGCTACCGCCCGGAAAGCGATTGAGAAAGGCGCAATCGTGTTTGCCACCCCCTGGAATCCTCCGGCGGATATGGTCGAGAACTTCACGCTTAACCCAAGTGCGGGCGCAGGCACCACTTATGAAGCAGAGTCGGGAACTACTTTGACGGGTGCCCAGGCAGAGCATACGAATTCAGGCTACGCAGGAACAGGTTATGTTAAGCTTCAGAATACCGCCGGTGCGGCTGTTCAGTTTAATACGATTTTCATTGGCAGCACAGGAACCAAAAATATCAAAATACGCTACGCCCTGCCAAGCGGGACCAGCCATATGGATGTCTATGTGAACGGTACAAAAACGCTCAGCAACGTTGCTTTTGCAGCCACCGGAAGCGGGTCAAGCTGGGGTGAACAGTCTATCCAGGTATCCATGGCGAATGGCACAAGTACGTTAAAGCTGGTAAGTACGGGAACGGAAGGTCCGGCTATTGATAACATCAATGTGACTGCTTTTGTTCAGCCGAAGACGGGGAAGCGTCTCAGATACGATAAATATGAAGCATATGCCCAGTACCTGAATGAATTTGACTCTTTTATGAAAAGCAATGGTGTCAATCTGTACGCTATTTCTGTTCAAAATGAGCCGGATTACGCCGATGACTGGACCTGGTGGTCTGCCGATGAAATTCTGCGGTTTATGAAAGAGAACGCTGGCTCGATCCATAACCGGGTGATGGCACCCGAATCCTTTTCCTATGTGAAATCGATGTCTGACCAGATTCTGAATGATCCGCAGGCGCTTGCCAATATGGACATTCTCGGTGCCCATACCTATGGGACCCAATTCAGTGATTTCCCTTACCCTCTGTTCAAGCAAAAAGGAGCGGGCAAAGAGCTGTGGATGACAGAGGTCTACTACCCGAACAGTGAAGCGAGCTCGGCGGACCGCTGGCCTGAGGCGCTGGATGTCTCTTATCATATTTACAATGCCATGGCCGAAGGGGATTTCCAGGCGTATGTGTGGTGGTATATCCGCAGACAGTACAGCCCGATGAACGAAGACGGCACCATCAGCAAGCGCGGTTACAATATGGCTCACTACTCTAAGTTTGTCCGTCCCGGCTATGTAAGAGTGGAGGCTACCAAGAATCCTGCTGACAACATCTACACTTCGGCCTACAAGGGTGAGAATAAGGTCGTTATTGTAGCGATCAACAAGAGCAATACTGCGGCCAATCAAAGCTTCACTCTGAACAATGGAGCCGCGTCGACAGTAGCTTCCTGGGTAACAGACGGCACCCGGAATCTGGAGGCTCAGCCGGGCCGGAATGTGGGCGGAAGCTCCTTCACAGCCGAACTGCCGGCGCAGAGCGTTACTACTGTTGTAGTGGAGTTAAGCTCAGTCCCGCC
This region of Paenibacillus sp. FSL K6-1096 genomic DNA includes:
- a CDS encoding saccharopine dehydrogenase family protein, whose product is MGKALIIGAGGVASVVVHKCCQNPDVFEEICIASRTVAKCDALKEKLDGGQTKISTAQLDADNTEEVIELIKSFQPDVVINVALPYQDLTIMDACLATGVHYVDTANYEPQDTAKFEYSWQWAYKERFEKAGITALLGSGFDPGVTGVFTAYALKHYFDEIHTIDIVDANAGDHGYPFATNFNPEINIREITANGRYFENGEWIETAPLSEKKVYDLPEIGPKDIYLLYHEELESLAVNIPGVKKIRFWMTFSQNYLTHLKVLENVGMTSIEPIMYEGKEIIPLQFLKAILPDPASLGPRTKGKTNIGCIIQGTKDGQPKTYYVYNVCDHEECYREVGSQAISYTTGVPAMIGAMLIIKGIWNKAGVYNVEEFDPDPFMEALNKHGLPWQEDFSPTLLD
- a CDS encoding deoxynucleoside kinase; this encodes MNSYHIPGNAIITVAGTVGVGKSTLTAALAERLGFQTSLEQVDHNPYLEKFYHDFERWSFHLQIYFLAERFKEQKKMFELGGGFVQDRSIYEDTGIFAKMHADQGTMSPTDYATYTSLYEAMVMTPYFPHPDVLIYIEGSLSSILNRIQERGREMEIQTDVSYWEHMHARYSQWINEFSACPVLRLNIDEYDVKDPASVSAILEQVGRTIGQRAAKS
- the nspC gene encoding carboxynorspermidine decarboxylase, whose protein sequence is MDIDISNLPSPAYLVDERLLTKNLETLNYVQERSGAKILLAQKGFSMHAMYPLVGKYLHGVTSSSLFEARLGFEEMGKEVHVYAPAYVDREFDELLRYSDHIVFNSFDQWSRFKERVQSAPKQISCGIRVNPEYSEIEVPLYDPCYNYSRMGVTLPNFRPDELDGIDGLHFHTMCEQNSDTLERTLTVVEEKFGQYLHGMKWLNFGGGHHITRPDYDLETLIKCILHMKETYNVEIYLEPGEAIALNTGYLVATVLDTMHNGMDIAILDTSAECHMPDVLAMPYRPGIIGAGQPGEFPYTYRLGGMTCLAGDVIGDYSFPEPLKYGDKLIFTDMAHYSMVKNHMFNGVNLPAIASYNEEEGLKVIREFEYSDFSGRLS
- a CDS encoding stalk domain-containing protein, translating into MMRKRNLLMSITMSMTAILSVWTPAYSSAASAAASGIASYGPDYLIKGDGSLWVWGNTKSVPTQVQGLSDVKSAFPLWNGGLAVTKDGSVSRWETDAKGSEILSGEDMKNITGVQGMYPRYLAVTGEGNVYSTEVSSDGKTAPPFTQIPGLDHVAAISQYYESNKLNNNKYSSWERYLFLKTDGTVSTSIDELATFKPVANLKDVVQLEQNYALRKDGSVWTWPVQDSYEPKTQGDPAQVKAVPFAGLKDIKSLYNNGRTRLAIDGQSRLWFWGSTVTGYSDGTTYQDQPIPVVFSGISKVTDAYIVEQSIVALTADGKAYAASIAADRMSPNAKFTLLLSDVQSMKGDRRHIIMQKNDGSLWGWGVNKNAELGYGTYEFSYKEPVPMQKPISVTLNGESVAFTNGVITRNGQNFIPLRSLFSKMGATVGYSTDKVATITGTAADASPLTIVINTVTGATTVNGKSVTLANKPFVVNGSAYLPLRFISEQLGAKVDWLPQESRIAISLK
- a CDS encoding deoxynucleoside kinase, with the protein product MKHAPFIAVEGPIGAGKTTLATMLASELQLPVIKEIVEENPFLDKFYQNMDDWSFQLEMFFLCNRYKQLEETTEQYIDQGKPVISDYHIYKNLIFGERTLKGSKRDKYREIYHILTDDFPKPNIILYIRASLDTLLARIAKRARTFEEVIAPAYLQQLIEDYDEAMASLARREPSTIILTIDGNQVDFVENPEDFAAIAQQVKELMQ